Below is a genomic region from Palaemon carinicauda isolate YSFRI2023 chromosome 31, ASM3689809v2, whole genome shotgun sequence.
ATGTGCTACACTCTGCTCTGTTTTCTATTGACTGGCTGCTGTTTTCTATTGACTGGCTGTTCTagctttgttttcttttaatttctttttcaggtGCGACTGTGGTGTTTTAAGGAGGCAACATGTGAGTTTGTCCGGGTACAAATGGGGGTACTTTTGGTACGTTACAATCTTCTTTGCAGACTGATCCTAAAAAGCTTTGCCCTTCATGCAAAGGACACTTCATGTTgtagccatcctcccagtgggagcagtTCTGCTGCTGGAGGAAGCAGGCAAAAAGTGATTCTTTGCCCTCAAGCTCTGCCTCAAGGGCCAAGAAACCAAAACTCTCTTCTAACTCAGAACAGCCCCCTCCTTCCTCTGCTTGTTCAGTCTCCTCCAGAGAACAAATGATTAAGAGGGATGTGCCTTTAAACTCCCCCGACAACTTTTGAGTCCAAAAGACCCCCGTTGCTTCCCCTGGAGAAGCAGTGACACCCTCCTTCCATGAGAAGTCCTCCATTGGTGCTCTTCGTGAGCTTCGGCCACCCTTGAGACTTTTGGGTTCCCCCCTTTGAAGGATCAGCTACTGAAATAGTTGAAGCGTAGCACACAGTAGAAGCTCCCTTAAGCTCCAGGGATCGGCCTAGGCCCATCCCCCTTCCCGTGCTAAAAGCCTCTTCTTCCTTAGCAGTTCACCCTGCCGAGGTTCTGTTGGTTATCCCCCTCAACCCTCTTGAGGGTAACAACCCCACTCGCCTACCCACCCGAGCTAAGTGTGCGTGCTGAGTCTACTCAGTAAGGGAAGTGTGCATCCTTGGGATTACCCCGTTGCCATGAGTGGTTGTCCGTACTCGAGAGAACACCTCGAGGTTCTCGCAAGCATACTCGCGATTTGTCGTCAGCATGTTCTAGCTTTACGTAGCAAGAGCGGGAGCAGTCACGTCCTCCTCTTGTATCCCAGTGGGCTCCTCATTACTTGAGTTTTCCCATAATCTGGAGGTCATAGTAAAATTTGAGAAGTCATACCTACATCCCAAACAGGAACTGATATATCTGGTAATGCACATCGATACCTGACAGGGAAAGATCTTTCCATCTTGGAGCAGAATTGAAAGGTTCAAGGAAGTAGCCCCATCCTTTCTCCTGCTGAATTCACTTCCAGCCCATTGGTAGCAACGACTGTTAGGAGAGCTAGTGTCCTTAGACCTCTTAGTCCCCAATGGCTGACTCCACATTTGGTCACTTCAGTGGCAACTGAAGACCCTATGGTCTCAAAAGGGATCCTCCAGAAATGTGTTCTGATAGGATCAGAGCACAAGACAGACTTGGAATGGTGGATGCAAGACTCCAACCTTTGCCTAGGGATAGATATTTTTTCTCCTCCCTGGGATTGATGCTCTTCCCAGACATATCAAAAGAAGATTGGAGGGCTTACCTGCAACAACACATGGCCTCCTGGAGTTGAAGGCAACTTTCCCAGCCCTCCAACATCTCCTTTCAGGTTACTCGGTAGTGCTGGTGAATGATAGCACCGATGTAGTGGCATACTTAAACAGCGATGTACCTTCTCGCAACAGCTGTCCTTTAGCAGTCAAGGTTCTGAGATAGACAGAGGACAATCAGATCTCACTATCAGCCCGGTTCATGTAGACAAACTAAGCAGAAGGACTCTGCTAGTGGCTGCAAATAGTTTGGCTCTTCGGATAggaaagtcctaactttgtggagTTCGCCTCTGATAGACCCATTCGCAAAGTCCCTCAATTTCAAACTGCCGATATACTGCTCTCCAGCGCCAGACCCTCAGGCAGTGATCCAAGATACCTTCCAACATCCTTGGAACGACATAGACATCTATACATTCCCCGCCCCTTTTGCCTTATCTGTTGACTCCTCAACAAAGTGAGATCATCGTCTAACCTAGCAATGACATTGAGCTATTGCAGCACGCAGAGGTACATGGACCTTCTGCTGACGGAGGTTTAGAAGGAGTTACTCTCCTTACACTGTAAGAAGTTGGGCTACTTAGGTCTTATAGTGTGTATAAGGCTAAACTGAGGTTATACAGAAATCTAGATGTAATCACAGTGTGGTCCCTCACTTACGGACCATAATTGCACAGGCTGGCAACCTCTCAAAAAAAACTCCAGTTTATGAAAGGTTCAAAGATATTCTTTCTCTGGGGCTGTGTTTCGGTCTCCTGTAATCATCAGGATTGTAGCTCCTGTCTCGATTAAATATTATGGTTTTTGGAAACTGGGTGTTTTTAACGTGTTGAACTTGAAAACAGATGTGGTTATTGAGGTAGGGAGTCCTGGTAATTTTTAGAAATGTTTCTTCTGAGCCCAACTCTAAGGTTTCTTACTTTGGGAACTTTCAGGTTTTTTCACGGGAAAAGGAGGAATCAGTTTTATCAGCTTTTGTTCGAGTTCAAGAGAATGATATCTAGTTTGGATGTGATGAGGTTTTTAAAAAGATTTCTTGAAAGAAGCTTGTTTCTTGAGTAACTTGAAGACGAGGAATATCCAATTTCAACTCAATCGCTATTGGAACACGACCTTCAATCGTAAGTCAATTTGTATGCCAGTGGTTCTagtatttatacattataaatgTAAAGCCGACTTCAACTATAGAGGAATAATGGGACAATCCTTGACCTTTAACCCAAGGTGTAAACCGTGGAAATAAGAGTTCCGGACATCTCTCTCTATAGAAATTCTtcccaaggaggggtggggtgcaaCTACGAATTATTTTCTTCAGTTAGAGAAGTGGTTGACTAAGTCCTTCAGCCTCAGAAATCTCTAATTATGGGTAAGTGCATGGCATGTTTTCAGGCTACACGACACACTGGCATAGATTCAAAACCAGGAGGGAACCAGGTGGGAATTACTGTTCTGGATGACATAGGTACTTATATCTTGGACAAATTTGAGGGAAATAATCCTTTTACCTCAGATTATTCCAGGAAAATTGAGTTTTTTAGCCAGTTAGTTACGAGAAATTACAAGTACTGTACTCCTAAACAAATTGTTTCTCGTCCTTTAGTTTGTTGGGAATTTAGAACTTGTGAAAAACACCAGTTTTAGATTAGACAACATGGTAAATGGAAGCCCCATAATAGGACTGGTAAAATCTAGGTCAATCATTTGAGCTGTGTTGAGCAAGTTCAAGAGTTCTCCAAGCAGCTGTATGACTCTGGCGTTTCTTTTTAGTTGCAAAGAGGATGTGGCCTCTATTTGTCAAAATATCCTAGTTGGCTTTATAAATCCAATCTTTTCAAGCCACTAGTTTTGAAATTGGTTCACCCAAACCCATACTTGCGTCAACCAACTGAATGAGTTGTGTCCTTATTCTAAGAGCCACAGTGTTTTTGTGTCGTCTGGGTTGTCTATCTAAGGTCCGTGAAGGGAGTCCATCAATAATTTGTACCAAAAACcggaatgtttattttaattagTGTAAGTTGGGGAACATTTCAATAACAGAATCATTTAGGATAGTTTGGCGAGTCTTATTTCCTTTTATAAGAGGAAATAATTTACTGAGGCAATAAATGATTagaggctaagctataaccctagttgggaaagcaagacactataagcacaatggttccaacagggaaaaacagcccagtgaggatacggaacaaggaaataaataaactacaagagaagtagtaaacatcaaaataaaatatgttaagaacagtaacattaacttAGATCTTatgtatataaaccatgaaaacttccaaaaacaagaggaagagacatgagatagaacagcgtgcctgagtgtaccttcaagcaagagaactctaatccaagacagtgaaagggcatggtacagaggatatggcactacccaagactagagatcagaggtttgattttgagtgtcttctcctagaaaagcCGACTTTAATTCTTGATGGAGACCTGAGAATCGGCCCTCCTGTACAGTTATGCCAGTCATATTTCAGAAACTAAATTTTGTGGTCTTTTGAAGTGTATACCAAGGAAACCTGTATGTTGATTGTGTTCAATTACACATCTGCCAAATGTGCAGGTAGGTATGAAAATGGCCATGGTTCCTATTTTGTAAGTATTACTGTTGCATTTTGAAATACCTGACAATCAATTTACAGAAGTAATTCATAATAAACAGTTCTGGCAATTTTTCATGCCTAGTCCAGGGCacgcttttaacccttttacccccaaaggacgtactggtacgtttcacaaaaccaatccctttacccccatggacgtaccggtatgtccttgcaaaaaaaatgctataagattttttttttcatatttttgataattttttgaaaatattcaggcattttccaagagaatgagaccaacctgacatctctatgacaaaaattaaggctgttagagcaatttaaaaaaatatatatactgcaaaatgtgctgggaaaaaaataaccccttgggggttaagggttggaaatttccaaagagcctgggggtagaagggttaagagTGAATTTTTGGCCAATGGCAAAACACCGAGATCATTCAGTGTCGAGACTACGCTTTAGCTGGCTTTAAACCAACAGAGTAATAAACTCaggaaacactttaaaaaaaaaaatgtttaaacacAAGAATActaatctttttttatatgaatacataaCATTTTGTTACATAGTTGACATAACAGAAACTTATGTAATGAATTACagtgaatacaaaaaaaaatacaaaatcactTCTTGTTTTTGGGCAGCCCAACTCGCCTTGTTCTCTGCATCATATAAAAGGATATATGAGGAAAACTAAAAGTATCATTTTCACCTCTCTTATATATTAGCATTAGCAAATAATATCCCCACCACTGATGATACTTTAAGCACTTAAGTGCCTACCCTCCCATCCACTTCAATTTCAGGAAGTTTCATATAGTTTTCTAGTTTGTCTAAGAGCAAGATCTATAAATCTGGTTAGGAGTGGTTCATTATCGAGATATTCTACTTTACGATTCATTAGTTAATGTATTCTAAAGCATTATAAACTATTTAGCAGTTAAtgtattctatagtccatttcttttagcgaggcatatttgcaccgacatgcagcggtgcccttttagctcggaaaagtttccggatcgctaattggttggacaagataattccaaccaatcagcgatccggaaacttttccgagctaaaagggcaccgctgtgagtcggtgcaaatatgcatcgctaaaagaaatggactatagtgcaataTAAACATATTGTTGACGCTATTTTCAAATTTCAACATACCTTAAAGAGCTTTGAAGACTCTGGCgaagaaaacttttcttttttcagCAGCTTCCTTTGGTCAACATATTCATCCGGTTCAGTTTTGATAGCTGCAGAATGTTCTTGCTGTATAATCCCTGCTTTCTCCTGTGCAAAGTGTTGCTTTCCATCTGTGATGAACTGCCTTTCTGTTTGTGATATTATCTTCTCCAGAACTTCTCTCTTCTTGATCAGATCTCCGTCATTAGCACCCTGGAACACATTAAAAAATGTATTTGGGTAAATTTCGTTTGTGAATTACTCTACTCTTGATATGGAAAAACTTGACATTTGgttaacccctttacccccaaggctatttggaactttccaacccttaacccccaggggttattttttattaaagcacaatttgccgtatatatttttcaaattgctctaacagccttaattttcgtcatagagaggtcaagttggtctcattctcttggaaaatgcctgaaatttctcaaaaaaatataaaaaaaaaaaaaaaaatttgtaaatagcagtcttttgcaaggacgtaccggtacgtccatgggggtaaagggatgagttttgtgaaacgtaccagtacgtcctttggggttaaaAGGTTAATTTATAAAATTAGGATAATACACTACTACAATGAATTGATTATATaatactatatgtggatgagatcacgatgaggggtagatggagatggtttgggcatgatcttcgcactcccaagagagattagttcaccaaacgtttaactgggctccacaaggcactagaagaattggaagacccaggccttcctGAAAACTTTAGGGAAAAGTGAGAGGAAAAAATATGGACAAGAATGAGGatgaaatgaaagattgaaaatgtgACTAAAGAAAACATGGTTTAATAGGAATGAAGATGTAAAACGATTAGAAAATGCTAATAGTAAGAATGAAATGTCAAAAGATAAAATACAtgacttaggactataaagcatgaagtaggagatgatgaatggagaaatattgaattaaaagctcaagacagagacgactggcgaaatctaaccgaggccctttgcgtcaataggcgtaggaggagatgatgatgatggtgcagTAGTATCTTATATGAAGTGTAATGTGTATTTACATGATTTTTTCTAGTTTTAAAATAGCAACAGTAAGTCACTTGATCAAAAATCACAATTTATAAATTTTGATAGGATTTAATTGATTTATTTTGAGCTGTATTAACAAATTCTGGGGCCCGGGAGGCCACTCAAGCACCATCTGTGTAAAGGTGACAGTGAGAATGAAACAAACCTTCTCCTTCGGACTTATGACAATACAATCATTACCATTCAGGTTCTTGAAATGAAAAAGTGACAATTTTAATGATAGAAAAGATATGGTAATATGCAAAGGCATAGCAGTCATTCATGCTTTCTTACTGAATTTCTATCTATCGGTTCCAGCTACCCACctatctaataaaaaaatattcaaagattaCTGGAAATAAAGGAATTTTGAAGGTTTGTATTTTCCAAACTAtaagttccggtaggtcctgctgctgcctccgatgccttagatgaccgcggaggtagcagcagtaggggattcagcattatgaagcttcatctgtggtggataatgtgggaggttggactgtggcaccctagcagtaccagctgaactcggttgagtcccttgttaggctggaggaacgtagagtcaaggtccccttttttgtttttgtttcatttgttgatgttggctaccccccaaaatagggggaagtgccttggtatatgtatgtatgtatgtatgtataagaaccTGAGTCCTTTGATATGAGTATATTTTTAGAGTACAGCTGGTCCTCAACTTAGTTGGGATGTTTGTAGGGCGAATTGTTTGTACAGTAAGtccaattttgttacattttggcctagggtagacctAACATGAATTCCATGCTTATGAATTCCAGCTACAATAATCAACAAATAGTcgcgtttcatatgaaatagatatcaggttgttttgcttactgtattaaatgataaaatattgttttatttgttttgcttactgtattaaatgataaaatattgttttatttgttttgcttactgtattaaataataaaatattgttttatttgttttgcttactgtattaaatgataaaatattgttttattgcagTATTTACTTATCTTgcctttgttattttcagttatatTTGTGTTTGCATCTCCAAACGTTTTTAAGTTATGGACCTTTGGGGACCTTCTGTAGCCAGAACCGTTAAAATTTCAACTAGATGCAGTAGTTACCGCCGCCGTGGGGCGGGGAAGCTCCACCCACAACCTGATCGACTAATGAGCTCCTCACTTTCAGCCCAGAACTAAGGACTGGGAACCCAACGGAGAAGAAACTAGCACCGAGACACATTCAAGGAAATAGGTAAGAGTCGATGGGATTACCACAGACCTTGCTGCTTACATCAGGATCTTGGCTCTATTATTAGCCGTAGATACAACTGTGACTCTGGCATAAAAAGGAGTGGGCATCATGAAAACGCTATATTCCTGACAATTGCAGTATTGACGGTTAATTTAAGATCTCAATTTTCACACAGCTTTTTATGTTATAATCCTATATTTTTGTGGTATATAattatgatttacaataaaatatagAATGGCAAAACctcaattttaactattatttttatatgaatgttcTTTCTTTGTGTATACTGTAATGTAAGATATAATAAAAGTTCTGTAACATATTTAATTGCTCATCCTACACTCATTTCTACTAAACCCTTATATTTTTGTCTAGCCAAATcctattcttttatattatttttttttcttagccttTTAGAGATTAGTTTTGAGACAATTTAtgccatttttttcttcaaaaaatattacaaatttattCATCTTGGGCTAGAAAAAGTAACTTTTCAGTAATAGTTGAAACATTTTTATCGTTTGCTAATAATTAAGCTAAAAATTTCCCTCTTTATATTCCAGAGAAGTACCCAGGATGGTCAGACCCATATGCAATAAACCATTACTGTATCATTTACAGTACCAAGAAATCCACATTACCATCATGATGTCTACAGTTTTCAGGAAAGGAAGTTAAGAACACCACAGCATATCAACAAATACTAAGAAACCGCGAATTacgacgaaaagaggaagcaaaacttgagagaacaAAGATGGGAATGTTGAGAGCAAAGCTCAAGGGAAAAAAGATAGGAATGTtgagatggattatgggaatatcacagcTTTAAAGATTGGGAAatgttgaaataagaagaatggtcaGCGTAGTTAAGGTTACAGAAGTGATAAGTCTAACGACAAAGATGGAGTGGGCACTCATTGAGGATGGATGGGGCagaagggagtgaggagagcttgggagggaTCTGTTAGGGGGAGGAAGATTGatagggaggcagaaaattagatgacgagataaggtgaagaaagGTCTTGAGAAAAGAGGTTTGCtgtaagaggatgcctttggtagaaggaGCTGGAgacggcgcatcaggcaaccgaccccttaatgtagggataacggtgggagagaAGACAACTAATTCTCAGTTAAATTTGTACCTGTTCCCTTCAATACCTAGTGTCTAAAAAGACTGTCTAGTATCTGAGTCAGATTCCTAAATCCTGAATTCTATTTGATATTTCTGATGTGAGTAAATAAACCTAActctttattgttatttttcattatcCTGGAGAGTACCCACTTTGCTTATTATCTGATTTGAAAATAATGTTAGGTATTATAATTGAACTATATGCCTGGCTGTGTAATATCTTACAAAAAGTTCTTCAGGCCAGGCAAACATCAAGATGATGAAACAAAAAGTTCTTCAGGCCAGGCAAACATcaagatgatgaaataaaaagttcTTCAGGCCAAGCAaacatcaaaatgataataatcatgagaaGAATATCAATGATAACTAAAAGTGTCGTCTACCAATTACTTACCATCAAATACAGTTCAGCAAAATGAGACCACCCACAAGCTTCTAGACAAATTAATTTTTGCAACTAATTAAATAACTATGTAAATTTCTTAAAATGCTTATGTAAATGCCTTACAATGTAAGAGTAGGAATGTACATGTAGCGATTTTTAGCCTGACATGACAATTggagtattataaaaaaaatatttccaaaattagaTGATAAGTATTCAGTGGATCACAGAATAACTTGGGAGTATACTATTGGTTAATTAATATTGTATAAGGGATCACTACTCTGTCTATTATAAAGTGAAGACTGCCTGTATTTCCTATTCCATAGaacacaaaaagaaaattaaaaattcaaggaaCAAAGCAGATAATTAGTTTAGttcataattaaataaataaataaataaaaaagcaaaacagCAGGGAGTAACCACAGCTCATCTAAATGATGAtggagattaacccttttacccccaggctatttggaaatttccaacccttaacccccagggggttatttttttcccagcacattttgcagtatattttttttaattgctctaacagccttaatttttgtcatagagaggtcaggttggtctcattctcttggaaaatgcctgatttttttaaaaaaaattatcaaaaatatgaaaaaaaaaaattttatagcattttttttgcaaggacgtaccagtacgtccatgggggtaaaaggatggctcttgtgaaacgtaccagtacgtcctttgggggtaaaagggttaaacaataaataaataaaaaagcaaaacagCAGGTAGTAACCATAGCTCATCTAAATGATGATGAAAGATTAAAAGAAGGAGAAAGTAGATCCATTAGTGCTTTAGTAATCCACACCTGCTGTTCCAAGTCCTAATTACACGAaatcaataattaaaattaataagcaAACCATTCAACCTGAGCTCAAAATTTAGTGCACTTGTAAAACAAGTATCTTTTGCATATAAAAATTCACATGAACATACCTCAACACTCTTGTATTTAAATCCAGGAAAAGAGTACTGGTCTTTGTTTTCCCTCTTCTTTCTATCCATGTCTTCTTTTTTAATGACACCACTTGTACCCTGATGCATATTATCCATATCGTCGTGTAATTCAGAGCTGTCGGACATAGACTGCATGGATCCCATTTCGCTCTCTTGCCAGCAGTAACCACCGGACGAGGAGCCCTTATTGTCGTCCACTTGGGGACTCTCCACAGCTACCAGAGGGTCACTGGAATCCCCATCTGGAACAGCAAGCCCTTTGATCTGCAAGGCCTTAGCAACCATCATGAACCTCGAAAGGTTAAGCTGGGATACGTTAGCCGACCCCGTGTACATGTAGCAGAGGATGGCTTCCAACTCGTGCTGTTTGACGTCGTGGAGCAAAAGTACCGGATGTTTGCCTTCGGTGTGCTCAAAAACTTCATCGAAATAATTGCTACAAGTGGCAAGGACCAGCTTGTGAACTGCATATAATTTTCCTTCACATCCAATTGTTGCATCAGTGTACCGTTCCtgcaaagaataaaaattataaattagtaCATAAATGTTAAATTCAAGAAATATACTTGGAACACACATGACTGATCATGCAGTAATACATTTTATAAATTTGGCTTTATGATTAATAACAGTAATACATTTTATAAGTTTGGCTTTATGATTAATAACAAAGTAATTTTGAATTCTGTCGAGTAAAAAGTTACAATGAAAAGAGTTAACTTATTAAATCAAACTGTACGAATTAAACTCAGTAGCATATAAAAATCTGAAGCCATGACACCTTTACACAGATGCTCTACACTGTGAATTCTATATTGTCCGGGACTATTAGGTGGCTTTTCTCACTGTAAAAATTGGTTGAAAttttgagtttttatgataaaacagttttatgaatacttacctggcagttatatatacatagctaatattagctatgtatatataactgccaggtaagttctattcataaaattagaCTTTACAGAAAGTTTAAGGACTTGAAGTACTAGACTATCTAAAATCACATTTATTGACTGAATAGATAAATTCATTTAATATTGGAAAGATGGAGAGCAGTTATCTAGGAAATTATCCCCTCAGTGAAATAATCTTCTGCAGAATCTTGCTAGCACTTTGTTGCAATTGGCACAGTTGTTAACTCAAAACACAGAGATAGTTAATTGTCACAGCTTTCAACATGAAGATTGATATGAAGAAAGTTTATACGTATCATTATAGTTGATAAGTTCTTCAttagaaatgacaaattcgaagataatttgtatttttcctaaccatacaaaccttagctatttacattgggtttacctttaacgcagctgaaatgacgagccaatagttttaacgagggttaattacccccgcgctagttagcggggggtaggggaagggtagcttgctacccctctcccccccacacaccggtgacttgcttcacttcacttagaggtaggacttgacttgggggtcagggatggcgggcacatatgtgtaaatagctaaggtttgtaaggttaggaaaaataaaaattataaaaattatcttcgaatttgtcatttgttccgtaaccgaaatacaaaccacgctatttacattgggtgacttaccccttaggaagggtggaaagtccccagccttactgacttcggcttgcccgggggctcaatctcTCAGTGAGaagcactagagaaaaggagcccctgcacctcacaagttcctagcatcgctaggaacgagtggcctacataagcagtgtgtggaggaaagagtgactcgtcctatgaagttgacctag
It encodes:
- the LOC137624603 gene encoding myoneurin-like; the encoded protein is MEEEMLELIWTNHGPIFRYWFTEHREKERYTDATIGCEGKLYAVHKLVLATCSNYFDEVFEHTEGKHPVLLLHDVKQHELEAILCYMYTGSANVSQLNLSRFMMVAKALQIKGLAVPDGDSSDPLVAVESPQVDDNKGSSSGGYCWQESEMGSMQSMSDSSELHDDMDNMHQGTSGVIKKEDMDRKKRENKDQYSFPGFKYKSVEGANDGDLIKKREVLEKIISQTERQFITDGKQHFAQEKAGIIQQEHSAAIKTEPDEYVDQRKLLKKEKFSSPESSKLFKGTMKRNLNGQKKSSLTKVKTSKFKSMKKHLLSHTGDKAYKCLKCPASFTRKYALHRHVQKHVDIEEFSCTYCHAKFPSKAFLTIHMETHDKSKPYVCTLCHASFSRKDKLTVHIRNHETEGTGKVIAQMKNLSSKVFVCNECPATFETHSQFVEHSEMHAGERQFPCTVCPAAFAKRVHLSRHFLTHKGFGSKDKLQDSN